The genomic interval AACATGAGGGCAGTATGAACAGGTTTCTCAAGCTCGCCATCGTCGGGCTGGTGGCCTCTTGCGGAGGAGGCGGGAACTACAAGGCACCGCGCAATCTGGAAAACGCCTGCGCCCTGGCGGCGGAACGGCCCGCCTATATGCGCGCGATGAAGGCGACAGAGCGGCGCTGGGGCATCCCCGTCCACGTCCAGATGGCGACGATTCACCAGGAATCGAAATTCATCGGCGATGCCCGGACCCCGCATCAATATGCGCTGGGGATCATCCCGATCGGGCGGCAGAGTTCGGCCTATGGCTACAGCCAGGCGCTGGACAGCACCTGGGACGATTACCGCAAGCAGACCGGCAACCGCCGCGCCCGGCGCGACAACATCAAGGACGCCACCGATTTCATGGGCTGGTACATGAACGATTCGGCGCGGATGCTGGGCATCTCGAAATGGGATGCCGGCGCGCAATACCTAGCCTATCACGAAGGCCGCAGCGGCTTCGCCAAGGGATCGCACAATTCCAAGCCCTGGCTGGTGAACGTGGCCGGCAAGGTCCAGACCCGGTCCGAGCTTTACCGGATGCAGCTCGCCTCCTGCCGCTGAGCCGCCGGAGCCCGGCCGCATAGGAGTATTTGAGAAACGGTGAAAGACCGAAGCCCCGCGCTCGGTCTTCTCTGTTTCTCAAATACCCATGCCGGCCGTTCCACGGGCGCGGCGCAGGAGAAAGGGGTCGCAAGGCTGCCAATTCATGCCGGCCCGCCGCGGTCTTCAGCGGCGGCGGGCGATCTCGTTCTCGATGGCGAAGGTCGAGGGCGCGAAGCTGACCCCGGTCTGCATGTCGCCCAGGATGACGGTGGTGCGCTTGCCGGTGTCGTCGGTCACCACCCATTGCCGCAGCTGCGTCGGGTTGGCGGTGAAGACCATCTGGATATTGCCGTATTCCGGATGCTGCGGGTCCTGCGCGGTGACGACGGTGGTGTTCTTCTTCTCGGCATAGCCGGTGACCATCCGCGCCTGGCCCAGGTTGATGTTCGGCGCCAGGATCAGCGACAGCGGCGTCTTGGACAGCGGATATTGCTGCGGGCCGCCGCGCGTCTTGCCGTCGAACACCGCGACCTGCCCGGCCGAGGCCAGCACCAGCGTCCGGTCGCCCTTGTATTCGAAGCGCACCCGGTTCGGGCGGTGGATGTAAAGCACCCCGGTCGAGATCGAGCCGTCGGCATTCACTTGGGTGAAATCCGCCTTGGCGGTCTTCAGGCCGTTGAGATAGCGCGAGATCTCGTTCAGCGGGATCTTCTCGGCCAGGGCGGGAAAGGCCATGGCCAGACACAGGACGGGGGCGAGGGCGAGCGTTTTCAGTTTCATGGGCTGGATGATACCGATCCTTCGATGTCTTGCACATCACGTTCGCTGGATGCGCGGCGCCTCAACGCTGACGGCGGCGTGAGCGTTCCGTCACAGCCTTCGCCCGGTCAGCAGCCGCGGCATCGGATCAAGGCCCAGCCCCGCCGCCTGCCGCATGAAGCCGCGCCGCAGCGGCGGGATGGCATCGACCAGGCCCATGCCGATCTCGCGCGCGGCGCGCAGC from Paracoccus sp. MA carries:
- a CDS encoding lytic transglycosylase, whose protein sequence is MNRFLKLAIVGLVASCGGGGNYKAPRNLENACALAAERPAYMRAMKATERRWGIPVHVQMATIHQESKFIGDARTPHQYALGIIPIGRQSSAYGYSQALDSTWDDYRKQTGNRRARRDNIKDATDFMGWYMNDSARMLGISKWDAGAQYLAYHEGRSGFAKGSHNSKPWLVNVAGKVQTRSELYRMQLASCR
- a CDS encoding outer membrane lipoprotein carrier protein LolA — translated: MKLKTLALAPVLCLAMAFPALAEKIPLNEISRYLNGLKTAKADFTQVNADGSISTGVLYIHRPNRVRFEYKGDRTLVLASAGQVAVFDGKTRGGPQQYPLSKTPLSLILAPNINLGQARMVTGYAEKKNTTVVTAQDPQHPEYGNIQMVFTANPTQLRQWVVTDDTGKRTTVILGDMQTGVSFAPSTFAIENEIARRR